From the genome of Clupea harengus unplaced genomic scaffold, Ch_v2.0.2, whole genome shotgun sequence:
tggtttagtgaccaGTCGGTTTGTCACCAAACGGGTGTTGGTGGTACAGTAGATAGCATTGCTGCTTTCTAACTAAGATGTTGATTCCCAGGATTTACCAGGTTTGATTCCCTTTGGAGAAGGCATCTGCTAAAGGCCTTACCTTTCACAAAGCTGGGCACGTCAACTAacttgttttgctaggagaatgaagcgATAGGGCttttctattaggaggtttactacTTGCTCTGCATCAACTTGCCCatgtttgtcactaaaccatgtaCTTGGAATATACCCCTATGGCGTTCTGTTTAAATGACTGCAGTGCAACACATATTAATGTTTTTCGTCCATAAGACTGATTCAGTACTAATTGCAAAGTGCATCAATCATTATTTTCCTCTGCGTGTCAACCACTAATGGTTATTGTTGAATGATCTGGCAGTTGAATACATGTAATATTGACAGCTTAGATTTAGCCATGGGTGAATGTCCTTTCATAACTGCGTAGCACATAAGACGTTACAAATTGTAACACGGGAGTCATTTCTGTTTTGCTTTATTAAATCATGGAGCAACCATATACTTAATCACCTCACATTTGAATATACCTTTTGGTTACACTGATGACTTTCTTAAGGGACCACCACATTGTATGTGAGCAACATCAGTAACAACCTTATTGCTGTGGTCCCAAAACTTGATGTCATTCTTCGATGTCCAGGAAATTTCTGTCTTGATTTGACGTACCCTTAATTAATGCATTTATGTTTGTGACTTTTCCAGGATGCAGTGAGGAATGGGTTGGTGGCCACTGAAGTCTTGATGTGGTTCTACATTGGCGAAATCATTGGAAAGCGAGGCATTGTTGGCTACGACGTTTAAATTCAGGATTGACCAATGTTATTTGTCTATAGTGCTTGCACAAGCCTTCCATGTCCAGTTAAAACCTATGTTAATACAATAAAGAAATGAACTGTTTAAGAACAATTCTGTCTTCCTTCCAGTTATAAGATGCATTGCTGTGGCAACTTGACTGTCACGTGGTTTGGAATTTTGTAAAGAGTGGTTTATTGATCAATTACTGGTGACTGCAACATTTTTATAGGTAACAAATTGTGTATAAATATGTACATATCCTCAGGCAACATCTGCTCAAGTTTACAAAAATGTTTTCTGTAACATCTTTacaggtgtaaaaaaaaaaaaaaagcaggttACGTCATCTCCTCAACTGTTCAGGTGATGATTGACATTTCCTCATGTTCCCGGTTTTCAGACATCGTCTTCACAACACTTCCCAAAAATCTTCTAAACTCCTGCCGCACATCCTCTGGGTCCTCTTCCAGATTAGAGTGACTGAGTTGCAGCTTGCTTAGATGTGGTGCTACAGccaaaaacacaacatgcatCTTAGATGGGTTGAAAACCATACATCTACTTAAAATACCACAATGTTGCTGCAAgaaagattaaaaaaatgttcttcataCAGCATTTTGCTGATCATCTCTTGATAAAATATCCTTTCCCTCTTTAATTTATACTAATCGATCCCGTAGTCCCATATTACCCAGTGGTGGAGGTGAAGTATTTGCTCCACTTCCGGGCTTGTGATGGATTAGTAAAAGGCACTGATTCTCTCGTAGTCCCTGTGAGGCAACAAATGTTGAGTACCAGGTCTCGACCTCCTTTACATGGCTTGGCACGTCATCATTAAACACAATGACCACACCATTGGAGTCCTTCATCAGCGCAGGCCAGCAAGATTCAAATCTAGCAAGATGACATAATAGAAAATTAAGTGTGCTCACAAATCTGAATCTTTCATTAGAGTATTGTGATACTCGTGGATAGGATTTGTACCAACTTGAAATCCCCTCCACAGTCCCACAGTTCCACCTCACACGGGGACTCTCTGTCACCGCTACCATGGTTCTGTGATTCAAACTCAAGTATCCTATTTTAAGAGACGTGAGGATTACTTCAAGAATGTGGGTAACAACATAATTCTGTCATTCTGATCAAATAGACACGCATCCCAATCTTCCTACCTGACACCTTGTGTTGGACTGTAATCACCCCCAATGGTCTCCACTGTGTCCGATAAGAAATTGGCCAAAACGGTCTTCCCACTCTAAAATGGCAAGTAAAGGCAAAAGACAACACTGTACTTTCTAAACCCAAAGTAATGCTTACTATTCAGTCAGGTCAACTCTTTGAAGTTACAGACAGCAATACAAAGTCTGTAAACGCCATGATACATTTAACCAGGAAATGGTGATCTTTCAGAACTACTTAACGTGACTTTACAACACCAGACATTCTATAAAGCGGGGCAACTAGTAACGTTAGCCTACCTCCAGACAGATTTCAACGATAGCGATATAAATCATCCATGACAAGTGGTTAATTGGTCAAGCAAGAACCACATCAAGACATCTTCAATCTGTGGGTAGTGGTGCTTACCTCACTTGGACCGATAATAAGAATCTTTGTCTTGAACATTTTATCAGGGGAAAAGGAGACGTAGGCTACTACCAAAACATCTGTGAGTACTTTAGCTGCAACGTTGTAACGTACGTTAGCGCTTCTCTGGCGCGACCTACCACGACCTAACAAGCCATTCTGCAACCTCGCAAAGGAATTCCCTCGATATGTACTGAATGAGCCCAATAAATGTGATAAAAACAATCAAAGAGAATTTATATCTAGCTAATTTCCAGCTCAAATAAGCAAACAAGCTAGTAGGAAAACCTATAGTCCTATAAAGTTATAATTTAAGGCTCGAGCTAGCTAAAGACAGTTAAGTTGGCTCACGTCAACAACAGCGTTGCTAAGGTGTAGCCAATAGACGCGGCGGAAAAAAACGTGAACAGCGTAAAGCCATTTTTTGTGTTGAAATATTAGATTCGCAAGAGTTGTTCAATCAACCCTATTCAGTGCGTGATATGATCATAACTGCTGATAATCAAAGTGATTCTTCCTGAAATGCTCAGTAAGCAGGGGCGGTACACGCAGTGATTTTAATTCAgacataaatgtaaatacatggTGTAAGTAAAGGACATAGGCATTCAGCAATATAGATCAATCTTTCTACTACGTTCACTGCTAAAAAAGGCTATCTGCAGCAGGTTTAtaagctatacacacacacacacacacacacaccatgtctttCTTTAGTTATGTAGGctggttttattttttgtctctAGGCTGCTTTCATATCTCTGCTGACTGGCTGCCCTGACCACATTCCACTAGGGAGCACTGTTTCACAATATTTGGGGTTGTTAGATATCTGATTGATCACAGGTTCAGAGTGTTTACAGGTCCAGTTAGTGGGTTAGTGGGCTTCTAGACCTTCTATAATAACACACATCTGAAGGAAATAAGTTGGCAGTTTGTCCTGTGCATATTGATACTTTGTTTGATGAGTGTTTATGCGTTTGTTGACCATTTAGATTCCTCGTCTCCTCTAACATGCGTCGTATTTGAGAGTAGAGAGTGATGTGACTTCTATTCCTACAACGCACAATTTCTaccattttatgtatttcagcTAACAGGAACCTAGTCTACAAACACATCATAGGTTGAGTTATCCCAACTGAAACACCATTTGCAGTCGAATGACTGTCATTATACTTTCAGGTAGGTAGGCCTTAACCTGCCTCAGGCCATCCTGCACTCAGTAGTGAAAAGCTTGTTGAAGATGATCTGCCTGGCTTCAGCTAGTATGGATAAACCAAACTAAATAACAAGGACTGTAAATTAAATTATTGGTGCTTTTCACAGAGTGGTGGAAATCAGGTAAAGCACCAGTATTTTGGTGGTTTGTGTAACATTTAAACCTACCTCATTTGTAGGTATAGCCAACAGGTAGGCACTCATTATTTACATACCTCAGTTTTAAGAAATGTTTTTGCTTTACAATAGTTATGAACTAAATTGCATAATGTTTTTAGAACTGGACGTTAATTATGTgtgatctttgtgtgtgtatgccgtTGGTTAAATTGGGGTCATTGGATATGTAGGCTACGTGTGAGTCAACCgcaagaaggaaaaaaaaacattagtaaTTTAAAaactttattaaaatataaatggGTTATTTGGATGAAAAAGGTTACATGCTGGTAAAAATGGACTTGTTCTGATAAATATAGGTTTAGTATTCAAACATGTCAAATTAAGAAAAAATACTTTATAGAGAGATACCTTACAAAGGTTTATAAAATGAAAGGCCTCTCTTAGCCAGAGgactaattaaaaaaataacataaaattgTGTCCGTCATCACAGCAATCTTAATATACTGGTTAAAAAGTAACAAAGTTGAGTGCagcacaagtaaaaaaaaatcatataaaCAAAGCACTTTATAGTTGTTTACACTTTGACACATTGCGTTTAGTAAAATTAATAAGCTGAATGTAGAGCTCATTTAAGCTGGCAGATTTTGACGGAAGTCCCCACGCCAAAGCCAGGGTAGAGTGCCTCAGTGAAGGCGGTCTGAAATCTGTGCAGCAGGGTCATATTTTCCCCAATGCTGTAGAACGCCAGAActcctgccctgtgatccagATAGACACCTATCTTGGGTGAATGGGGCGCACTGATGGCCTTGTCCACCCGGTTGTGCCATGCCGAGTAGCCAGAGTCGGAGCACAGGAGGCTCCAGGATTTGTCATTGTACCCCAGCAGACAGAGGGAGCCTTTGCCCTTGCGGCTGATACCCTTGTAGGCCACGTCCATGGAGAATTCTCCGCTCCACTCGATCTCCCAGTAGAAGCGGCCGCCGGACAGGGCCTCGCGGCACAGCACCTGGGCGAAGCTGTCAAACCTCTCTGGGCTGTCTGAGTATGGCTGCAGGTCCCTGGTCCTGATCACCTTCCTGCTGCTCTCGGAGAGATGGAGCTCCTTGTAGGCGGTGATAGGGTCAAATTTGAGCTGGCAGAAGTCTGTGAAGAGCAAAGCAAATATGAGAAATATGaattcatttttttgagaagaaACATATAAAAAAGCTGGTATAATTATGGAATTATAAAGTATGATTAAAATTGGAATGGCAGGATTAATTAAAATTGGATGAATATTAAGATAGAGACATAGTTTGTTTTTCACTTGGTGATTTATTTACTGAGTTACAAAATGTGGTGGAGGTACTTACATTTCAGAAAGTCAGACCGGTTCTTTGGTTCTGGAGGTGAAGCACTGTCCACGGCTACTTCTTTGACTATATTGAGGAGAAATGtggttttatttgtattactcTTGATAGTTGCTGTTTCTGGTGTTGTTACATTAGTGTCCGTGTAACAGTTTGAAGGTATTACAAAATAATGTTTAGATAACTAGTACAGAACTCAGTCCTCACCTCTGGAACTTCTTTCCCTTGTGCGGTTCTCCATTGTGTAAACAGGAACTTCATTTACTATcattcagtgaaaaaaaaaatcaagttaCTGGTCAGGATGGAAGTTCATGCTGAAACCAAAATGTCCATGTCTACCACGTCAATCTGTTCTTTAACCCTCTCACAACATCTGAAAATGAACTGACATTCTTAAGTGTGCATTTGAGCATTCAACAAAGCTACGGTTTACACCTTCATGTTGTTGACACATGGTCTGGATCGCTTTATCAAATGTTTTCCTTATTTATTTAACCTAGTGAGTTTGCACTGTGGATATGTGCAACATGCAACAGTTCAAGAGTCCAGGTTGTCAGTATTTGTTAAAGGCTTTCCTTCTATAATATTAGCATGGGGCTAGATACTAGTGCTGCAATTCTTACCTGAATAGGAGATCTTCAGAAGTTCTTCTCTGCCAatctcctccagtctctcttTTATCTCAGCCACGGCTTTCCTGGCTGCTCCGAATGAGAAGTCTGGGTTGAGGGTGACTCTTGGCACAAACCCATCATCCGTAGGGGTGCAGAGATAGTTAAAGTTCTACCATAAGTAAATTAAAAGGACGAATCATTATATGACAATTTTGTAAAATGTACATGGCTTGTAGTGCTATCAGTCTGACTGGAAATGATATTTTTTGAAATACAAGATGCTGTATGCTTAGAGGTGGCTTTGTTCCCACTCTACCTGTAAGAAATGGATATGGTCATCTGTGCTGTACAGCTGCTTGAGTCCGGTCTCCTTCTTCTTCAGCTCGTCGATCTCCTGCTCCAGGCGTTCCATCAGGGCATCGGCCTGGCTGAAGGCTGCCTTCTCGTTGATGTTGATCAGTTTGGTCACCTCCGACCTCATCCTCTCAATGGAGGTGATCATTTCGTCAAACATCTTCTTGCTCTCAGTCATGGCCCTCTGAGCAGAGCTCTGGAAGAGACAAGGCCCCACATAGTTCACTAGGATGACCTTTTGACCCTGGTGTTGTATTAACAGGTACTCCAGCCCTACCTGGTACCACGCACCattgtttgtatttttactTTGCTGTGAGGCATGCATTTTGTCCGCTGTTAATTTCTCTATGTATCCAAGTGTTTAGTTGTAGCATAACCGGCATGGGTTTCTGTGGTAGCTGTGAGCTGATAATGAAACCTTGAAATATGCGATTTGTGTTGCTGAAACTTTGATAACAGCCCCTCTTCATGGATCAAATTTGGCTACCTCGTTCAGTGAATTTTCGACTTACCTTGAGGGAGTCCACAGCTGTCTTCAGCTCCTCTAGTTCTTTTGTCCTCTGCTGGCATTTCTGTCGGATTTCAGCTTGGGACACACCGAGGAGTTTCTGTTTGATAGGATCCATTGAAATAGAATCATTAGATATTGTTCAGGCATCTGTGCATGTAGGTGTTTCTTGGCTGTAGGACAGTCAAAATCCATTATACTCTAGTTTTGTCCCACACCTGTCATAAAGCTGTCCTTTTTATTCGGTTTTTTTCCAGTGCATTTACAGTGGTGGGAAATCTTCACTCACAGCCCAGCCTTATTGTGCCTCATTTTTTTAATCAGCACCGCTAAAGGGACCTGCTCAGTATGGGCGGCATTATCtcaggagatggagggaaagaaaggagagaggcgGAATCCGAACTACGTGTGGAATGCAAAACTACCGCTGCCCGGCCTGTGGAGAGACATTTCAAGGTGCACACATCCCAGCCTTCAGCCGACACAGAGGGGCTTTAGCGCAACCTTTAACCAAGCCCACCGAACCATTCTTCAAGATAAGCTTGAGGAATGTGGGGAATCTGGGGAGGGGGGATAAAaggagtatgtttgtgtatgtgtgtgtgtgtgtgtgtgtgtgtgtgtgcatgtgtgtgagtgtgtgtgtgtgcgtgtgtgtgtgtgtgtgtgtgtgtcagtgtgtgtgtgtgtgtcagtgtcagtgagggagagagagaattagagagaggggagaatgagtgtgagagacacagacgtGAGATTTAGGTCTCTTAATCTGGGATTGGAGAAAAACCAGGTCCCTATTTATCAAGTGATGAAAAATAAAAGCCTTGTCTTTTGTATTGCCTAATTACTATCAAAACCCTATTAGGGTgttgcacacatttatttttcaactAGTTATTAATAAACCCAATCCACTGTGATTCAGATTGGAAAACATCTTgtgatatttttattttttgaagaTGAAAGAACAAAAGCGGTCCACCCATCCGCCAGTCCTGTTCTTTGTGCTTCTCCACAGGTGGCGTGTTTGATATGCCCCCACCCTATCAGTGAGAACAGCTGTAGGATCACAGGACTGTGAGGAGTTTTCATTGCTCTAATTATGAAGACATTCCTCAGGCCAGCACAGAAGAAACCAGCAGACCGCACGTCTTTTAGCCATACATGTGTGCTGAGGTGGGTGATGGCTTTGACAAGGGCTTAAGCacttaggtttttttttttctcacacagtGATAGTGGGGGGTTGGGAGGTTGAGTTTCTCCTGCATTCCTCTATCAAGACCTAATCCCACAACTCAGAGATAAACATACTCTGACTGAGCGCTTAGCTATTTCAAAATAGGAGAGGAGACCAAGGACAATAAATCATTAGTCTCTGTGAACACTCCCAGTATCAGCATAATGCATTCTGAGAagctctctcactgtgtgtgaccTACCTAGTATTCCCTCCCTTTTTCAGATTAATTTACCTTCCCTCCCTGATGGTTAAAGTATTTTAATTTTCCCTCCCAACCAAACTTTTAACCAAAGCATTTAGCCATGGTGACCTTGGTTTTAACCATGGTGAATGTAGATCCTTTTtcttacatatatatatttacggACAGGGTCCATATCCATTTAATCTATTTTGACACATGCCATAAATCACAATCCACATGGCAACAGATCCTGAAAAGAGGGTGGCTCTTGCACTCACCTgtttctcactcctctctgcttcgGCGGAAACTATGTCGTGACCCTTGTGCTCACTGACCGTGCAGATGGCACAGATACACATCTGGTCAGTCCGGCAGAACAGCTCCAGGCTCTTCTGGTGCTGCGGGCAGATCTTGCGGTCCAGGTTGCCCAGCTGGTCCACCAGCTTGTGCCTCTTGAAGGTGGCCGACTCATAGTGGGGCTTCAGGTGCTTCTCGCAGTACGAGGCCAGGCAGTTCAGACACGACTTGACAGCCTTGAGCTTCTTGCCCGAGCAGTAGTCGCACGGCACGTCGGCCGGGCCCGCGTAGCTGTTGGGAGAAGGCGCCGCGGAGGCATTCAGGTTAAGGCCTGTCTTCTTGATCTTCTCCGCCACCTTTGTGAGAGTGGTGTTCGGCCGGAGCACAGGCCTCTGCGTGAAGGTGATCCGGCACTGGGGGCAGATGTAGATGCCCGTGTAGTCCGCTTCGTTCCAGTAGCCACTGATACAGTCCATGCAGAAGCTGTGGCCACAGGGAATAGCCACAGGGTCCTTCAGGAGCTCCACGCACAGGGGGCAGCTGAAGTAATCCGGGGACATGGGTTCGGCCATGATGCGTACTCCTCTtccaagtcacacacacgcacctgtcAGGTtgtgaaagggaaaaaaaatggagggAATCTGACAGAAGTAtagagagtgagcgtgagagagagagagtaagagagagatggctcCGAGCCTGCTCACATGGGAGAATGCAGTGACGCCAGACAGAGACTGGACCTACTTGTCTTTCTGAATTCCACAGGTTATTGATTGAAAGCAGACAGAGCCCTCCCCCTTTTCTGTGCTGGTGGAGTAGGTCGAGCGCAGCCCAGGCTGAGATAAACAGGTCGAGCCAGGGCTGCCAGAGtcttaaaggagagagagagcgggggagctggagagagaggggcggagtgaacagagagagagggaaggaggggaagagagagagagagaaaaaaaacaggcaggcagagagccTGATAATGAATGAATTGTAGTAGTGGGGGGACTTGAGACTGGGCTAAGTGTGCCAGCATAATGAAATGCAAACAGAAGTTTTAGGGTCGGCTTTTCCTGTGCTTAGCCGAGCCCGTCTGAACGTGTGCTGAAAGTGAACGCGATTTCGCACTGGCTTAACCCATAGCGAGTCTGCAACCTTGTGTTGTTAATCATTACCCGTTGTTTGCCGTGCATTTCACTTTTGTTTATCATGGTTAGAGATACGATGAAATACTTCAAATGTAAACACTTTTTTCACACTTTTGTTTATGTCCAAAACTTTGTGCATCATTCTTTTGGCTTCTCAGCTGTACCTGGTTGTCCTTGAAAgggaacatttttatttttatttgtgtttaaaatGTTGTCCTATACTGATAAAACCACCAGGATGCACTGTGGCACATTTCAACCTACACGTCACATACGGCAAACACTGGTTCCGGCTGAGTAAGTCTCCCTGGAGCTGGTTTGACTGGTCTGATGAGTTTTGAAGTGCAGGTGTGTGGAGGAAGGGCTAGATGTGTCACAGTTTAGTGTGTAGTAATGACCTTTGCCAAAGATAAACGTATAATTCTAAACATTTCTGTCCAAAGATGTAAATGATTagataaagaaagacagattCCACTTATTAAGTGTTCCTTCTCGTAAAAGGAATGTCAAGATCTTGTGTCACTGTGACTTTCAAAACATGTTTATGTGAACAGAAATACTAGGCAAGACCACATACCTTCTTAATGCGCTATGAATAAACTGGGTTGTGTCATGGTTTAGTCACTCCACCTTGTGTTGAAAGTGTTGCTGATGCAACACCTGGGAAAAAAATGGAATGAAGTATTTGTTGTTAATTATGTATTCACATGCTTTATCATTTATTTACTTTATGCTTAATAAATGTTAAGGTTCATTTTTTAAAAGAGCTACAATATTTATAATACAGTCAAGATGATCAGATCACTACTGTTGCCATCCATATGTTTTACTAATCTCATGTGCCACACCTGTGAGCCACTTGAGGTTGCAAGCACACCTTTGAATAGCCTGGAGTAGTGCAGTATCACCTCTAGTGCCCTTCTAGCGCTCCTGTCAGTTTCACCATCGTTTTCACCTGTCATTTCTGCCTCCTTTGCATTTCTATAGATGCTCCCTGTCTGGACATTAGGTTCAAGTGAGCCTAAATTGCTGCAATTGTTCTCGCCTGTATGTTTCATCCCCAAATTAGAAGTCAGAAAAAGGCAATATGTAATTGTTCAGTCAGCTAGGTACACCATATGCTCCGTTTagatcagtaaaaaaaaacatagaactGGGGAGTCAAATGCCTGCCATTTTGGGTATTTGGGTTTTCAATCATCTAATGGCCCTGGAGGAAAACTTTTTGTACCTCCCTAACAGTAAAAAGTAAATAGTTTTCTTGACTTCCCCATAAGGTGAGGCCACAGTTATTGTGAACCCAGTCACTTCCCTCATTTCTGGAATGCAAATCTATTGCTAAATCAAACATAAGGAAACGCTGCACATAGTTGAACAGAAACCTGTTAGCACCTATGCGCTGGCTGGTTACGCAAGCACACTGGGGTCCGGCCTCCCTTCGTATCTTACATCACCTCGTTGATAGTTTCGCCTCGCTCCTTATTTGGTCTGGCTTCTGATAAGCcagtttctctttccttccttttttctgttgttttgatttAAAGTCAGGAGAAGCTGCTTGGAGAGGCAGACCACTGGTGCTTACTTATTAACCATATAGACAAGGGGTGAGGGCTGACCGGGACTAGAGTTCAGCCTCAgctaaacactcacacacacacacacacacacacacacacacactcaatttccATGAGAAACGAGTTAAAAGAGACTGAATGGATACTGTTAACTGTACACTGAAACCCTCCCCTTCTATCTAAGTGATTTGCCTGAAAGTGTCTTTTCAGTGCTTCAGTTTTGTATGACAGCCCAAAAGAAAAGCAGATTTTGgaacttttgttttctttaactATTTATATCAGATCAGATTCATAGTTTGAGCTGTTTT
Proteins encoded in this window:
- the ift22 gene encoding intraflagellar transport protein 22 homolog, coding for MFKTKILIIGPSESGKTVLANFLSDTVETIGGDYSPTQGVRILEFESQNHGSGDRESPCEVELWDCGGDFKFESCWPALMKDSNGVVIVFNDDVPSHVKEVETWYSTFVASQGLRENQCLLLIHHKPGSGANTSPPPLAPHLSKLQLSHSNLEEDPEDVRQEFRRFLGSVVKTMSENREHEEMSIIT
- the ftr82 gene encoding finTRIM family, member 82, which gives rise to MAEPMSPDYFSCPLCVELLKDPVAIPCGHSFCMDCISGYWNEADYTGIYICPQCRITFTQRPVLRPNTTLTKVAEKIKKTGLNLNASAAPSPNSYAGPADVPCDYCSGKKLKAVKSCLNCLASYCEKHLKPHYESATFKRHKLVDQLGNLDRKICPQHQKSLELFCRTDQMCICAICTVSEHKGHDIVSAEAERSEKQKLLGVSQAEIRQKCQQRTKELEELKTAVDSLKSSAQRAMTESKKMFDEMITSIERMRSEVTKLININEKAAFSQADALMERLEQEIDELKKKETGLKQLYSTDDHIHFLQNFNYLCTPTDDGFVPRVTLNPDFSFGAARKAVAEIKERLEEIGREELLKISYSVNEVPVYTMENRTRERSSRVKEVAVDSASPPEPKNRSDFLKYFCQLKFDPITAYKELHLSESSRKVIRTRDLQPYSDSPERFDSFAQVLCREALSGGRFYWEIEWSGEFSMDVAYKGISRKGKGSLCLLGYNDKSWSLLCSDSGYSAWHNRVDKAISAPHSPKIGVYLDHRAGVLAFYSIGENMTLLHRFQTAFTEALYPGFGVGTSVKICQLK